A part of Methanomassiliicoccales archaeon genomic DNA contains:
- a CDS encoding LicD family protein, with protein sequence MDTIFVINEDLLNKIHQKELEILIEFDKICKKHGLKYFLFCGTLLGAVRHNGFIPWDDDLDLVMMRDDYEKLLKLPASELPPNISIISSKSHKNFPFYYSKMMNLNTKFVERSTSKLDIPKGIFIDIFPLDYAPINKYERYIYWKLVSIFGYIGLIKYIWVKNSSKYEGFANFISCLVPLPKILFQKGYSSILSRKKKEDLVIFSAWPFDDIDHISYPIEWFHKSIYIKFENLLFPIPEHYNEILTQLYGDYMKIPSINERISGHDIIQFQL encoded by the coding sequence GTGGATACAATTTTTGTCATCAATGAAGATTTGCTTAATAAAATTCATCAAAAGGAACTAGAAATTTTGATTGAATTTGATAAAATTTGTAAGAAACATGGGTTAAAATATTTTTTATTTTGTGGAACGTTGTTGGGAGCCGTGAGGCATAATGGGTTCATTCCTTGGGATGATGATTTGGATCTTGTGATGATGAGGGATGATTATGAAAAATTACTTAAATTACCAGCGTCAGAGTTGCCACCTAACATTTCAATAATCTCCTCTAAATCTCATAAAAATTTTCCATTTTATTATTCAAAAATGATGAATTTAAATACAAAATTTGTAGAACGATCAACCTCTAAACTTGACATTCCAAAAGGAATATTTATTGATATTTTTCCTTTAGATTATGCACCGATTAACAAATATGAACGATATATTTATTGGAAATTAGTTTCAATTTTTGGATATATTGGTTTAATTAAATATATATGGGTAAAAAATTCTTCTAAATATGAGGGGTTTGCAAATTTTATAAGTTGTCTTGTCCCTCTCCCAAAAATATTATTCCAAAAAGGGTATTCTTCTATACTATCAAGAAAAAAGAAGGAGGATCTGGTAATTTTCAGTGCATGGCCATTTGATGATATTGATCACATTTCATATCCCATTGAATGGTTTCATAAGTCCATTTATATTAAATTTGAAAATTTATTATTCCCCATACCAGAACATTATAATGAGATACTAACCCAGTTGTATGGTGATTACATGAAAATTCCTTCGATTAATGAAAGAATTTCGGGTCATGATATCATTCAATTTCAGTTATAG
- a CDS encoding cation:proton antiporter: MEIDTSKLLLEFGAIMLIAFIGAALAFRAKQSAVLGYIVVGMLIGPSIYLEIGPFTYTGLVSEVGFIEALSQIGIILLIFFVGLEFSIDKIKRVKGPAVILSFIDVGINLFVGFLLAFGLGWPLIDSIFLAAVMAMSCSAVAMKTLIELDRMSRPETEYIMGMVILEEFISMVFLTVVGGLVIKIDPDFTVGMMLLGMAGFFIFFAILALVIIPRSISYISRMKSDELFVLFMLAIVLLSAWFAEFCGVPKLIGAFFIGMVFAETKIIDRMEKKISPIRDAFVAIFFVSFGMLIDPGMFIPVLPVIALAIVLILTAEMIIMPMVSYLIGFNRRASVQIGASFSARGGESVMYASIGSQSAGAVKGAELNPIAGGITFVMSALCPYFIRKSYDIADYFALKVPASIKYGAAVFSRTLGKLVFPATFRPFKITRTFIFTLMVIVASLIATASTSGALHLAFFALSIAMCVYVWYIMVKNMRGIVRQIDYSNLGAVLGSDEKLTKYIATSISLGLVMCSTVCFMFPILWQSVIIISLAYVAWFAYLMKLVYDRTCSSSRYIKIAKDQFTGRFSSFDSTEKKNGMMSLDLEIEYRQREK; this comes from the coding sequence ATGGAGATAGACACCAGCAAGCTGTTGCTCGAGTTCGGAGCGATCATGCTCATCGCCTTCATAGGCGCAGCCCTGGCCTTCAGGGCGAAGCAGTCGGCGGTCCTAGGCTACATCGTCGTCGGCATGCTCATAGGGCCTTCGATCTACCTGGAGATCGGCCCTTTCACCTACACGGGCCTCGTCAGCGAGGTCGGCTTCATCGAGGCGCTGTCGCAGATAGGCATCATCCTCCTCATCTTCTTCGTAGGTTTAGAGTTCAGCATCGACAAGATAAAGCGCGTCAAGGGGCCGGCGGTCATCCTTTCCTTCATAGATGTCGGCATCAACCTCTTCGTGGGCTTCCTTCTTGCCTTCGGCCTCGGATGGCCCCTCATCGATTCGATATTCCTCGCCGCCGTCATGGCGATGTCCTGCTCCGCCGTCGCGATGAAGACGCTCATCGAGCTCGACAGGATGTCGAGGCCTGAGACCGAGTACATCATGGGCATGGTCATCCTCGAGGAGTTCATCTCGATGGTCTTCCTCACCGTGGTCGGCGGCCTCGTCATCAAGATAGACCCCGACTTCACCGTGGGCATGATGCTCCTGGGCATGGCCGGGTTCTTCATCTTCTTCGCTATCCTTGCCCTTGTTATCATCCCGCGCTCCATCAGCTACATCTCAAGGATGAAGAGCGACGAGCTCTTCGTGCTCTTCATGCTCGCCATCGTCCTCCTCTCCGCGTGGTTCGCCGAGTTCTGCGGCGTCCCGAAGCTGATAGGCGCCTTCTTCATCGGGATGGTCTTCGCGGAGACGAAGATCATCGACCGCATGGAGAAGAAGATCTCCCCGATAAGGGACGCCTTCGTCGCGATATTCTTCGTCTCCTTCGGCATGCTCATCGACCCGGGCATGTTCATACCCGTGCTGCCGGTCATCGCCCTGGCGATCGTCCTCATCCTCACGGCGGAGATGATCATCATGCCTATGGTCTCGTACCTGATCGGTTTCAACAGGCGCGCCTCGGTGCAGATAGGCGCCTCCTTCAGCGCCAGGGGCGGCGAGTCGGTCATGTACGCATCGATCGGCTCTCAATCAGCAGGGGCGGTCAAGGGCGCCGAGCTGAACCCCATAGCAGGAGGCATCACCTTCGTCATGTCCGCGCTGTGCCCCTATTTCATAAGGAAGAGCTATGACATCGCGGACTACTTCGCCCTGAAGGTCCCCGCCTCGATAAAGTATGGTGCGGCTGTCTTCTCGAGGACGCTCGGCAAGCTCGTGTTCCCGGCGACCTTCCGTCCGTTCAAGATTACAAGGACGTTCATCTTCACCCTAATGGTCATCGTGGCATCGCTCATCGCCACGGCATCGACCTCAGGTGCGCTTCACCTCGCCTTCTTCGCATTGTCGATCGCGATGTGCGTCTACGTCTGGTACATCATGGTCAAGAATATGCGGGGCATAGTGAGGCAGATAGACTATTCCAATCTAGGAGCCGTCCTAGGAAGCGACGAGAAGCTCACGAAGTACATCGCGACCTCGATATCGCTAGGCCTGGTCATGTGCTCCACAGTCTGCTTCATGTTCCCCATCCTCTGGCAGTCGGTCATCATCATCTCCCTCGCCTACGTGGCGTGGTTCGCCTATCTCATGAAGCTCGTCTACGACCGCACCTGCTCCAGCTCGAGGTACATCAAGATAGCCAAGGACCAGTTCACCGGCAGGTTCAGCTCCTTCGACAGCACGGAGAAGAAGAACGGCATGATGTCCTTGGACCTTGAGATAGAGTACAGGCAGAGGGAGAAGTGA
- a CDS encoding RloB domain-containing protein, which yields MTSRSRRKESCRAPRKRIAIICEGNRTEKKYFEGFRKEYRISIIVKPSKDRTPRGMIASAEKMIKELDFDLQGGDEVWCVFDVDNNSEEDIIDAVCSKVPVHCAISNPCFEIWFLLHFTLHRS from the coding sequence GTGACGAGCAGGTCTCGAAGGAAAGAGTCCTGTAGAGCGCCGCGAAAAAGGATCGCGATAATCTGCGAGGGGAACAGGACAGAGAAAAAATATTTTGAGGGCTTTAGGAAGGAGTATAGGATAAGCATCATAGTAAAACCGTCTAAGGACCGGACCCCCAGAGGTATGATTGCGAGTGCGGAAAAGATGATTAAAGAATTAGATTTTGACCTGCAGGGAGGAGACGAGGTCTGGTGCGTCTTTGATGTGGACAACAATAGTGAGGAGGACATCATTGATGCTGTATGTTCGAAGGTCCCGGTCCATTGTGCTATCTCCAACCCTTGTTTTGAGATATGGTTCCTACTTCACTTCACCCTTCACAGGTCTTGA
- a CDS encoding ATP-binding protein — translation MVGTSDQSHPDNLISSDILKSDKVLKSAAIYGANASGKSNVLHALSLMGFMVMNSHSFQRGLRLPYFPFKFDKGSSDRPTALEVAFIEKGKEYRYGFEYDGSKIITEFLYHYPKGRKATVFERHEDQFIFKTDKAEQERIKEMTPENVLYVSRATQMNYQKTHAVLEWFGERLRTVGPSDLVHPMDEKYTLDVMESSKDNHDAIVRSMTVADLGIVEIETNRTMVTEEELDNLMNSAPPEFRPLLSRTKGRLMRHEVKMKHAIKDRDGHLMMYDLDLREESEGTKKFFMLMGYWVDALRNGKVLAVDEIEVKLHHHLVRFLIELFHDPQQNTNGAQLIFTSHDTNLLDLEFFRRDQIWFTEKDVEDGCTRLYSLSEFSERKDRDIQKGYLTGRYGAIPVISGKVV, via the coding sequence ATGGTCGGAACTTCCGATCAAAGCCATCCTGATAACCTCATCAGTAGCGATATCTTAAAAAGTGACAAGGTCCTGAAGTCTGCTGCAATATATGGGGCGAACGCCTCAGGAAAGTCGAACGTCCTTCATGCCCTATCACTGATGGGATTCATGGTCATGAACTCTCACAGCTTTCAGAGGGGATTGCGACTACCATATTTCCCATTCAAATTCGACAAGGGCTCTTCAGATAGACCCACGGCCTTGGAGGTAGCATTCATCGAGAAGGGCAAGGAATATCGCTATGGGTTCGAATATGATGGTTCCAAGATCATAACCGAGTTCCTTTACCATTATCCGAAAGGACGGAAGGCGACGGTGTTTGAAAGACATGAGGACCAGTTCATCTTCAAGACCGACAAAGCGGAGCAAGAACGGATAAAGGAGATGACACCCGAGAACGTGCTCTACGTCTCTCGGGCTACGCAGATGAACTATCAGAAGACGCATGCCGTCCTGGAGTGGTTCGGAGAGAGGTTACGGACAGTAGGACCGAGCGACCTGGTTCATCCAATGGATGAAAAATATACGCTAGATGTAATGGAATCGTCAAAAGACAATCATGATGCCATCGTCAGGTCGATGACCGTAGCAGACCTAGGTATAGTTGAGATCGAGACGAATAGAACAATGGTCACAGAAGAAGAGCTTGATAATCTGATGAACAGCGCACCCCCAGAGTTCAGACCGCTCCTGTCCCGGACAAAAGGCCGCCTTATGAGGCATGAGGTCAAGATGAAACACGCCATAAAAGATCGTGATGGCCATCTTATGATGTACGACCTGGACCTAAGAGAGGAATCCGAAGGAACAAAAAAATTCTTCATGCTCATGGGGTACTGGGTTGACGCTCTTAGGAACGGAAAGGTCCTGGCGGTCGATGAGATCGAGGTGAAGCTCCATCACCATCTAGTACGATTCTTGATCGAACTTTTCCACGACCCGCAACAGAACACCAATGGAGCGCAGCTGATATTCACCTCCCATGACACCAATCTCTTGGACCTGGAATTCTTCAGAAGGGACCAGATATGGTTCACTGAGAAGGATGTGGAAGATGGATGCACACGACTTTATTCCCTGTCAGAATTCAGCGAGAGGAAGGACAGGGACATCCAAAAGGGGTATCTGACCGGGAGATATGGTGCCATCCCAGTCATCTCTGGGAAGGTGGTGTGA
- a CDS encoding arsenate reductase ArsC has product MRKRVLFICTHNSARSQMAEGLVNALHDRRWVAHSAGTSPTNVHPLAVKAMAEIGIDISRHHSKALKDFKGEEFDLVVTVCDDASENCPFFPAKRIVHKGFKDPSKAEGTEEERLEAFRKVRDEIKDWLMQAL; this is encoded by the coding sequence ATGAGGAAGAGGGTGCTTTTCATCTGCACGCACAACTCCGCGAGGTCCCAGATGGCCGAAGGCCTTGTCAACGCATTGCACGACAGGCGTTGGGTCGCGCACAGCGCGGGCACGTCGCCTACGAATGTGCATCCCTTGGCCGTCAAGGCGATGGCCGAGATAGGCATAGACATCAGCCGCCATCACTCCAAGGCGCTCAAGGACTTCAAGGGGGAGGAGTTCGACCTCGTGGTGACGGTATGCGATGACGCCAGCGAGAACTGTCCCTTCTTCCCGGCGAAGAGGATCGTTCACAAAGGTTTCAAGGACCCTTCTAAGGCCGAGGGCACCGAGGAGGAGAGGCTGGAGGCCTTCAGGAAGGTGAGGGACGAGATAAAGGACTGGCTGATGCAGGCCTTATAA
- a CDS encoding TerC family protein yields the protein MDWIWIGFIVFILSMLAIDLGVVNRKAHEIKPKEAFMMWGFWISLAIAFNVLVYIWFGSEQALMFTTGYIMELALSVDNMFVFVLVFTYFCVPKECQHKVLFWGVLGALVMRAIFIFAGIAIIERFEWVIYIFGAFLIITAFKMVHGGDKEVEPENNPVVRLFRRFFPVEDRFHGSKFFIRSAKGTLVATPLFVTLIFVETTDLVFALDSIPAIIAITQIPFIVYSSNAFAILGLRSLYFVLASMMNAFVYLKYGLAVILGFVGAKMLLSEFVHIDVLVSLAVIVSVLAISVIASWSKYKDAKAQLAAYEEQVCKVRKD from the coding sequence ATGGATTGGATCTGGATAGGTTTCATCGTTTTCATATTGTCAATGCTCGCCATCGACCTTGGGGTCGTCAACAGGAAGGCGCATGAGATCAAGCCAAAAGAGGCGTTCATGATGTGGGGCTTCTGGATCTCCCTGGCCATCGCCTTCAACGTCCTTGTATACATCTGGTTCGGAAGCGAACAGGCCCTGATGTTCACGACGGGTTACATCATGGAGCTCGCGCTCAGCGTTGACAACATGTTCGTGTTCGTGCTGGTCTTCACCTACTTCTGCGTGCCGAAGGAATGCCAGCACAAGGTGCTGTTCTGGGGGGTGCTCGGCGCCCTGGTGATGAGGGCGATCTTCATCTTCGCGGGCATAGCGATCATCGAAAGGTTCGAATGGGTGATCTACATCTTCGGGGCGTTCCTGATAATAACCGCCTTCAAGATGGTACATGGCGGGGACAAGGAGGTCGAGCCTGAGAACAATCCGGTCGTCAGGCTGTTCCGAAGGTTCTTCCCCGTCGAGGACAGGTTCCACGGCAGCAAGTTCTTCATACGCTCCGCCAAGGGCACGTTGGTCGCCACGCCCCTCTTCGTTACATTGATATTCGTCGAGACGACCGACCTGGTGTTCGCATTAGACTCGATCCCCGCGATCATAGCTATAACCCAGATACCTTTCATCGTCTACTCTTCGAACGCCTTCGCGATACTGGGCCTCAGGTCCCTCTACTTCGTCCTGGCGAGCATGATGAACGCCTTCGTGTACCTGAAGTACGGTCTCGCCGTCATCCTAGGCTTCGTCGGGGCGAAGATGCTGCTCTCCGAGTTCGTGCATATCGATGTCCTCGTGTCCCTCGCGGTGATAGTGTCGGTGCTTGCGATATCCGTCATCGCCTCCTGGTCAAAGTACAAGGACGCAAAGGCGCAGCTGGCCGCCTACGAGGAGCAGGTCTGCAAGGTCAGGAAGGACTGA
- a CDS encoding PQQ-like beta-propeller repeat protein, with translation MSKERTAVVTVLVVASLLLIAFPPVLAQEEGIWSPPWSMSSGDARNSGVSPFIMEQMPEDVIWEMELGFTPSQDMALGPEGNIYLVHDSKVEAFDHNGQHLWAYEATIEIGSHLAIDKEGVIYFFLEEDGLPVSLVSIDAEGVMLNEVPLTLHDGVSDINIVEVSTPVVLPSGGVCFTSVVPANEEGTMFHGMINIVRMNATTYEMSSTSPTVTRPLSDMTARDPVVTGDGSIIFPSGNGVFKVDDELGQVWSFLLPGYLSIEEELITGIFLDEMGNCYITSDDGLLSINDGGALRWSLDDPEIKAMRVAAVSSYGILFDDPAATPGQNTLIMVSTGGERLWSYSISAETHPGDCTVMTADGMTIVCSNDAIVAVGSDGMELWRSEVLRPDDESVVRTFYDPVLGSNGTLYVIAMESGNSTFYAVGNWLEEAVYNLVLLFSLIFAPFFIIAGCYLYFREERE, from the coding sequence ATGTCAAAGGAACGGACCGCCGTTGTGACCGTCCTGGTCGTCGCGTCGTTGTTGCTGATCGCATTTCCTCCTGTCTTGGCCCAGGAAGAGGGCATCTGGTCTCCCCCATGGAGCATGTCCAGCGGCGACGCTAGGAACAGCGGCGTCAGCCCCTTCATCATGGAGCAGATGCCCGAGGACGTCATCTGGGAGATGGAGCTGGGGTTCACCCCCAGCCAGGACATGGCCCTGGGCCCCGAGGGGAACATCTATCTCGTCCATGACAGCAAGGTGGAGGCGTTCGACCATAACGGCCAGCACCTTTGGGCCTATGAGGCGACCATAGAGATAGGGTCGCATCTGGCCATAGACAAGGAGGGCGTCATTTACTTCTTCCTGGAAGAAGATGGTCTTCCCGTCTCACTGGTCTCAATCGATGCAGAGGGCGTGATGCTCAACGAGGTCCCCTTGACCCTTCATGATGGGGTGAGTGACATCAATATCGTCGAGGTGAGCACACCGGTGGTGCTGCCGTCGGGCGGGGTGTGCTTCACATCGGTTGTGCCGGCAAACGAAGAGGGGACGATGTTCCATGGTATGATAAACATCGTGAGGATGAACGCCACGACCTATGAGATGAGCTCCACATCCCCAACGGTCACAAGGCCGTTGAGCGATATGACCGCAAGGGACCCGGTCGTGACGGGCGACGGTTCCATCATCTTTCCGTCAGGGAACGGGGTCTTCAAGGTCGACGATGAGCTGGGACAGGTGTGGTCCTTCTTGCTCCCTGGATATCTGTCGATTGAAGAAGAGCTGATAACGGGCATCTTCCTGGATGAGATGGGCAACTGTTACATCACGAGCGACGATGGCCTCCTGTCCATCAATGACGGTGGTGCTTTAAGGTGGAGCCTGGACGATCCTGAAATAAAGGCGATGAGGGTAGCCGCTGTCTCCTCCTATGGCATCCTATTCGATGATCCCGCAGCGACGCCAGGTCAGAACACGCTCATCATGGTATCGACAGGGGGGGAGCGTCTTTGGAGCTATAGCATCAGTGCAGAGACGCACCCTGGCGATTGCACGGTCATGACCGCGGACGGGATGACCATAGTGTGCAGCAACGATGCGATCGTCGCGGTCGGGAGCGATGGGATGGAGCTATGGAGGAGCGAGGTGCTGAGGCCGGACGACGAGAGCGTCGTACGGACGTTCTATGACCCTGTCCTCGGTTCCAATGGTACCCTGTATGTCATAGCAATGGAAAGCGGCAACAGCACATTCTATGCGGTGGGCAATTGGCTGGAGGAGGCCGTCTACAACCTGGTCCTGCTGTTCAGCCTCATCTTCGCCCCGTTCTTCATCATCGCCGGATGCTACCTCTATTTCCGTGAGGAAAGGGAGTGA
- a CDS encoding MFS transporter: MAIVFVLILGAVSLLADIANEGTRSSTGAYLGLLGASAAAIGLISGLSELIGYGLRIVFGWVTDRTGRYWTLMFIGYGINLVAVPALALAGSWQLAFALLMIERVGRAIRGPARDAMISHASVKVGRGWAFGLQEALSSVGGMIGPMVVVMVLTLDGTYGSAFIVLGLFALFAVVLLLHAWKINPRPRDMEGKCARADTTKRLPVTFWTFSVAGAFIAAGYADFPLISFHLDNGELIEESLIPILYALAMAADALSALFFGKLYDKGGMSGFIIMMAVIPVFVPLIFSGDTGLLLVGMVFYGIGFGAQESIMRAIVADLAPYCRRGSAFGYYNAIFGASWFLGSLVIGLLYDVSLIAMVLLSMALQLAAVPFLLRVRKEMRWRPRGEGW; encoded by the coding sequence TTGGCCATAGTCTTCGTCCTGATCCTAGGGGCGGTGAGCCTTCTTGCCGACATCGCGAACGAAGGCACGAGAAGCTCGACCGGTGCGTATCTGGGATTGCTGGGGGCGAGCGCCGCAGCCATCGGTCTGATCTCCGGACTGAGCGAGCTCATCGGATACGGCCTTAGGATCGTCTTCGGGTGGGTCACGGACAGGACCGGACGCTACTGGACGTTGATGTTCATAGGTTACGGCATAAACCTTGTCGCCGTCCCCGCGCTGGCACTTGCGGGGAGCTGGCAATTGGCCTTCGCTCTCTTGATGATCGAGAGGGTGGGAAGGGCGATACGAGGGCCCGCGCGCGACGCGATGATATCGCACGCATCAGTAAAGGTAGGGCGCGGCTGGGCTTTCGGCCTGCAGGAGGCGCTGTCATCGGTCGGAGGGATGATCGGCCCGATGGTCGTGGTGATGGTCCTCACGCTCGATGGCACATATGGCTCGGCCTTCATCGTCCTAGGCCTCTTCGCGCTTTTCGCGGTCGTGCTGCTTCTCCACGCATGGAAGATCAATCCAAGGCCAAGGGACATGGAGGGCAAATGCGCCCGTGCGGATACGACGAAGAGGCTCCCGGTCACGTTCTGGACCTTCTCTGTCGCAGGAGCGTTCATCGCCGCAGGATACGCCGACTTCCCGCTGATCTCGTTCCACCTGGACAATGGAGAACTTATCGAGGAGAGCCTTATCCCGATACTGTACGCCCTGGCGATGGCGGCGGACGCCCTGTCCGCGCTCTTCTTCGGCAAGCTTTACGACAAGGGGGGCATGAGCGGGTTCATCATCATGATGGCCGTCATACCGGTCTTCGTCCCATTGATATTCAGCGGGGACACTGGGCTCCTGCTGGTGGGGATGGTCTTCTATGGCATCGGGTTCGGTGCGCAGGAATCGATCATGCGGGCGATCGTGGCGGACCTTGCACCTTACTGCAGGAGGGGCTCCGCCTTCGGATATTACAACGCCATATTCGGGGCGTCCTGGTTCCTCGGCAGCCTTGTCATAGGACTGTTATACGATGTCAGCCTGATCGCCATGGTGCTCCTCTCGATGGCGCTCCAGCTCGCGGCCGTGCCTTTCCTTCTGAGGGTCAGGAAGGAGATGAGGTGGAGGCCCCGGGGAGAGGGATGGTGA
- a CDS encoding pirin family protein translates to MTSFRSVTTVRTSRPTTDGAGVSLRRAFSRSMVETLDPFLLLDNFGSEVPEDYLAGFPMHPHRGIETVTYVLEGEVDHEDSIGNRGTIRAGEVQWMTAGRGILHQEMPRRSERLFGFQLWVNLPRTAKMMPPRYRDIRKEEIPEVKLGRGSSVKVIAGRYGKAEGPVKDLVVPVSFYDVRLGPGDRIDVLTDKGHSSFVFVYMGQAAFGPNEGTIVGTQQLGVLGKGEIVTARAGPGGTMFIMATGRPLREPVAWGGPIVMNTQDELEKAYDELEKGTFIDTR, encoded by the coding sequence ATGACCTCCTTCCGCTCAGTGACGACCGTGAGGACAAGCAGGCCGACCACGGATGGCGCCGGGGTCAGCCTCAGAAGGGCGTTCAGCCGCTCGATGGTCGAAACGTTGGACCCGTTCCTGCTATTGGACAACTTCGGTTCAGAGGTCCCTGAGGATTACCTTGCAGGATTCCCGATGCACCCTCACCGCGGCATCGAGACTGTCACCTATGTCCTCGAGGGGGAGGTCGACCATGAGGACAGCATAGGCAACAGAGGGACCATCAGGGCGGGGGAGGTCCAATGGATGACCGCAGGAAGGGGAATACTTCACCAGGAGATGCCGAGACGGTCAGAAAGGTTATTCGGATTTCAGCTCTGGGTCAACCTTCCGAGGACGGCGAAGATGATGCCTCCCCGCTACCGTGACATTAGGAAAGAGGAAATACCGGAGGTGAAGCTCGGTCGCGGTTCTTCGGTCAAGGTCATCGCGGGGAGGTACGGTAAAGCTGAGGGGCCGGTGAAGGACCTTGTCGTACCGGTCAGTTTTTATGATGTCAGGCTGGGCCCGGGCGACCGCATCGATGTTCTGACCGACAAGGGGCACAGCTCATTTGTGTTCGTATACATGGGACAGGCGGCCTTCGGGCCAAATGAAGGTACCATCGTCGGTACCCAGCAGCTCGGCGTTCTTGGAAAGGGCGAGATAGTGACAGCGAGGGCTGGCCCGGGCGGTACGATGTTCATCATGGCCACTGGGAGGCCTTTGAGGGAGCCGGTCGCCTGGGGAGGGCCTATCGTGATGAACACCCAGGACGAGCTTGAGAAGGCGTATGACGAGCTGGAGAAGGGAACGTTCATAGATACACGGTGA